Genomic window (Streptomyces sp. NBC_01431):
CACCAAGGCGACGGCCTGGGTGCGCTACTACGACCAGCAGCGCGATCTGATCCGTACGCTCCAGAAGGCGGGCTTCGACGTCTGGATCACCTCGGCCTCGCCCGAGCCCGTCGTGGACGTGTGGGCGCGCGGCGCGGGCGTCGACCCCGACCACGCGATCGGCATCCGCTCCACCACCGAGCACGGGCGCATCACCTCGCACCTCAAGGGCTGCGGCGCGGCCAAGGACGGCGACGACTCGGTGATCACCTACATCGACGGCAAGCGCTGCTGGATCAACCAGGAGATCTTCGGCGTGCGGGGAGCCGCGGCCGACAAGGTCCAACCCCCCTCGAAGCGCCAGGTGTTCGCGGCCGGGGACTCCGACACCGACGTCTCCTTCCTGCGCGACGCGACCGGCCTGCGGCTCGCCCTGAACCGCAACAAGAACGAGCTGATGTGCCGCGCGTACGACGACAGTGACGGCCGCTGGATCGTGAACCCCATGTTCATCGAGCCGAAGGGGCAGAAGGCGGCGCCGTACCCGTGCGCCACCACCGGCTACACCGACCACGACGGCACCCCGGCCCCGGTCCGGCGCGGCGACGGCTCGGTGGTCCCGGACCAGCGGGACACGGTGTACGCGGGCTGAGTCCCGGACCGGCGGGACACCCCTGGGGCAGAGCCTCAGGCTCTAGGGTGTGGCCATGACCATGACGACCCCGCCCGGCTGGTACCCGGACCCGGGCGCGCCCGGTGTCGAGCGCTGGTGGGACGGCACAGCCTGGACCGGCCACACCAGAGCGCAGGGAGAGCAGGCTTACGGGCCGAGCCGGCCGGTCACCCCGTCCCAGCCGGTCACCGTCGTCGCCGGGTCTCCCACGCCGCGGCGCCGTGGTCCGCTGGTGGCGGCCGCGGTCGTGGTCCTGGTGGCCGCGGCCGTCGGCGGGGTCGCGCTCCTCGGTAAAGGCGACGCCGGGACGCCGAAGGCGGCGGGCAGCACCACGGGCATCACGGCGACCGGTGCCACCAACTCCCCGACGCCGAAGGCGAGTTCGCAGCCCTCCAGCGACCCGCACACCCTCGTGGACCAGCTCAACGGCATCACCCTGCCGATCCCGGACGGCTGGGAGAAGACGGACGACATGGTCAGCGGGCTCGTCACCATGCAGACCAAGGACACCTACAACTGCCCCGGGGACTCCGGCTTCTGCCCCCACGGCAGGGTCACCACCACCACGGCGACCTCCACCGACCTGAAGACCGCCGAGGCCATCGCCAAGCACGACATCGGCGACGCGGCGAACGCCACCTACGACCGCGACCCGGCCGGTAGCCGCCTGTACGGCGGGATCACCTCGCACCGCGAGGTCAGGACCGGCCCCGTGGTGGTGAACGGCCGCACCGGCTACCTGGTGCGCTGGGAGGTCAGGACCGGTGCGGGGCCCGGCGGTTACGTCGAGTCGCTCGCCTTCCCCTCGACCGTCGGCAGCGAGGCGATGATCATCGCGAGGTTCGCCTTCGACGCGGGCCCCGCCGGGCCGCCGCTCGCCCTCATGGACACCATCACCCGGGGCATCACGCCCATCGGAGGCGGACAGAACGGCGGCGTCGGCAGCAGTCTCGCCCCGCCGTCCCTCTGACCTCGGCCGCCCCCCTACAGGAACGTGCGGCCCTCGCCCCGGTACGTCGGCACGGTCGCCGTCACCCGGTCGCCCTCGACGAGCTGCAACTCATCGAAACGCTCGCACAGTTCGCCCGCCTTCGCGTGCCGGAACCACACCTTGTCGCCGATCAGCAGATCGTCGGCGGGGGAGCCGAGCAGCGGTGTCTGCACCTCTCCCGCGCCCTCCTGCGGGTCGTAGCGCAGCCCCTCCGGCAGGTACGGCACCGGAAGGCGGTCCGCGCCGGGCGCGCCGGACGCCGGATAGCCGCCGCCCAGGACCGTGACGACCCCGACCCCCGGCCGGCGCACCACCGGCTGGGCGAACAGCGCCGCCGGACGCCCGCTGAACGACGTGTAGTTGTCGAAGAGCCGCGGCACGTACAGGCCCGACCCCGCGGCGACCTCGGTCACCGCGGCCTCGGCCGCCGTGTGCTGGACGCTGCCCGTGCCGCCGCCGTTGACGAACTCCAGGTCCCCCGCCACCGCCCGCACCGCGCGCACCACCTCGCCGCGCCGCGCCGCCAGCTCCCTGCGGGCCGCCGCCTGCATCAGCCGGATCGCGCGCGAGCGCACCGGGCGCCCCGCCACCGCGTCCCCGACCCCGGCCACATGGCCCTCGTACGCCATCAGGCCCACCAGCGTGAAGCCCGGCCGCCGCACCACCGAGCGGGCCAGATCGGCGAGTTGGGCCGGGGTGCGCAGCGGGGAGCGGCGCGCGCCGACGCGCACCCGGCCGCCGAGGAGCTGGAGCGAGGTGTCCAGTTCCAGGCAGACCCGTACCTCCAGGTCGTCGCGCTCGCGCGCCCGGTCCACGAGGTCGAGCTGTGCCGGATCGTCGATCATGACGGTGACGGCCGCCGTCAGCTTGGGGTCCGAGGTCAGCTCGGCGAAGGAGGCCCGGTCAGCCGACGGATAGGCCAGCAGGACATCGTCGAACCCGGCCCGCGCCAGCCATAGCGACTCGGCGAGCGTGAAGGACATCAGGCCGGCGAAACCGGGCCGGGCGAGCACCCGTTCAAGCAGGGCGCGGCACCGCACCGACTTGCTGGCCACCCGGACCGGCTTGCCGGCGGCCCGGTGCACCAGATCGTCCGCGTTGGCGTCGAACGCCTCCAGATCGACGATCGCGACGGGCGCGTCGAGATGAGCGGTCGCCCGGTCGTACCGGGCGCGGTCAGCGGCGCGGGGTGTCATGGCCAAAGCCTGCCAGACCCGGTTACCACAAGGTAGGGGGACGATCGGGGCAGATGCCGCGACGGCCCGGACCGGTCTCGGCCCGCACAGGATCAGCCCGTAGAGTGACGCCCGAGCGGAACGGGCTGAACTGGACGGCAAGAGGGGCACGAGGGGGGGGCGTATGACCACCGACGCACGACCCCCCAGCACCCCCCAACCGCCGCCACCCGCACCGGCGCCCGAGCATGCCGACGACCCCGCACAGACCCCCGCACAGCCGGACGCACGGGTCCCCGCCCAGCCGGACGCCGACGACGCCGCGAGCCGGCTCCGCTCGGCCCTCGACCTGATCGACCCGGGCCCGGTCCTGCCGAACAAGCCCATACCGCGCATGAATTCGACCCCCGTGCCGCCTGTCATACCCCCGCCGCCCCCCGCCCCGCCGCGGCCGCTGCTGCCCCCGGAACCCCTCTCGGACGAGCCCACCGCGCTGCGTCCGGTGCCCGCGCGGCGGCCCGGAATCGTCGCCGCGGCCGCCGTCTGCGTGGTTCTCGGCGCGGGCCTGCTCGGCGGGGCCGCCGCCGGAACCTGGCTCGGCGACGACTCCGGCGGCCCCGCCGACCGCAGCAACTACACCGCCGCCCGCGACCTCTGGCACAGCGTGCCGGTCGACACGCTCTTCCCCCGCACCATCACCGGCACCGGCGCGGGCCCCGGCGGCGCCGACCGCGACTGGATCCGGGTCGGCGTCGCCCCCGACAGCGACTGCGCGGGCACCCTCGACCCGCTGCTGCTCAAGGTGCTCGAACCGGTCGGCTGCGCCCGCATGGTGCGCGCCACCTACACCGACGCGACCGCCAGCAGCGTCACCACCGTCGGCCTGATCTTCACCCAGGCCGAACCCGACGCGATGACCGCCCTGGAGAACCGGTTCGCCACCGAGAAGCTCGGCGACCGCACCGATCTGATGCCGCGCAGCTACCCCGTCAAGGGCACCGAGGCCGCCGCCTTCGGCGACAAGCAGCGCGCGAGCTGGACCGTACGGGTCCTCACCGACGCACCCGTCGTCGTCACCGCTGTCTCCGGGTTCGCCGACGGCCGCCCGGTCGCCGTGCCCCAGTCCGCCGACCAGGCCACCGCCGAGGGAGCGAGCGGCTCCGTCGCCGAAGCCGGCCTGGGCTTCGAGGCGAAGGGCATCGCGGACAACGTCGCACGCGGTCTGCGCAAGAAGGCCGCCGCCACCCCGGAGCCCGCCCGATGACGAAGCCCGCCCTCCGGCTGCGCCGCACCGCCGCACTCGCGTCGGCCGCTGCGCTCACCCTGCTGCTGACCGCGGCCCCGGCCCGCGCCGACGGCATCCGCGACCGCCAGTGGGAGCTCGGTGCGATGCACACCCAGCAGGCGTGGCGTACGACCAAGGGCAAGGGCATCACGGTGGCGGTCCTCGACACAGGCGTCGACGCCGGCCACCCCGACCTCGCCGGGCAGGTACTTCCCGGCACCGACCTCATCGGTTTCGGCGCGGGCCAGGGCAGCCGCGACTGGGCCCGGCACGGCACCGCCATGGCCGGCATCATCGCGGGCCACGGGCACGGCGCCGGAAACGAGTCCGGGGTGCTCGGCATCGCCCCCGAGGCCAGGATCCTCCCGGTCCGCGTCATCCTGGAATCCACCGACCCGGCCCGCAAACAGGCCCGCGAGACCAAGGGCGGCGCGCTGGCCGACGGCATCCGCTGGGCCGCCGACAACGGTGCCGACGTCATCAACCTCTCGCTCGGCGACGACAGCGCCTCCGCCCACCCCGAACCCGCCGAGGACGCAGCCATCCAGTACGCCCTCGGCAAGGGCGCCGTCGTGGTGGCCTCCGCGGGCAACGGCGGCGACCAGGGCGACCACATCTCCTACCCGGCCGCCTACCCCGGCGTCATCGCGGTGGCCGCCGTCGACCGGAACGGCACCCACGCCTCCTTCTCCACCCGCCGCTGGTACGCCACCGTCAGCGCCCCCGGCGTCGATGTCGTCATAGCGGACCCGGACCGCAAGTACTACGAGGGCTGGGGCACCAGCGCCGCCTCCGCGTTCGTCTCCGGCGCCGTCGCCCTCGTCCGTTCCGTGAACCCCGGGCTCACCCCGGCGCAGATCAAGACGTTGCTCGCCGACACCGCTCGGGACGCCCCCCAGAGCGGCCGCGACGACGCGCGCGGCTACGGCATGGTCGATCCGGCCGCGGCCCTCACCGCCGCCGCGAAGCTGAAGCCCGCCGGGCTGCGCTCGCAGTCCACGGCGTACTCCAAGACCTATTTCGGCAGCGGCCCCAACGCGCCCGCCGCCGACGACTCCCCGGCCGACTGGCTGGCCCCCGTCTCCGCGGGCGGTGGCGTCCTGCTGCTGGCCGCGGGCGTCGTCCTGTGGCGCTCCACCCGCGTCAGGACCCCGCGCGAGTGGCTCTGAGGCCGGGCCTTTCGAAGGCCGTGCCGGACCCGGCACCGCCCCCGGTTAGGCTCGTGCCGTGGCGCTCAAGAACATTCCGGATTCCGGTTTCTCCGACGACGACGGCACTGCCGCCCCCGAACTGACCGCGGCGCTCGCCGCCTGGGCGCAGGACCGGGCGGCCGAGCCGCGGGTGCTCGCCGCGCTGAGCACGGCCAGGCTGCTCGTGCCCGTGGTGGCGATGCTCGGCGAGAGCGAGATCGACGGACACGGTCTGAAGCGGGAGAAGACCAGTGACATGGCCGTCCCCACCCTGAAGGCGGGCGACCGCACGGCGCTGCCCGCGTTCACGTCGATCGAGGCGCTGGCCCGGTGGGACCCCGAGGCCCGGCCGGTCGCCGTCCCGCTGCACCAGGCGCTGGCGGCCGCCGTGCACGAGAAGGCCGACACCGTGGTCATCGACCTCGCGGGTCCGGTCGCCTACGAACTGAAGGGCGCGGCCCTGCTGGCCCTGGCGGAGGGGCGCACCAGCGCGGACCCGCTGGAGGATCCGTCGGTGCTGGGCGCGGTGCGCTCGGCGGTGGCAGCCGTCCCGGCGGTGCTGCGTGCCCACCTCGGCCCCGGCAGCGCGGACGGCACGCTCGCCCTGGTCCTCGCCGACGGGGAGGTGCCGGCCGAGGCGGCCCGCCGGGTCGCCGAGCTGATCGCCGCCGACGAGACCCTGCGGGCCAGGCTGGTACGTGGCCTGGACCTCGCGCTGCTGCCGCCGCAGGCCCCGCCGCCGAACGAGCCGCTCTTCACCCGCTGAAAGGGGAGGAGCGGCCCGTGCTGAAGGGGCTCAGCCGAAGACGGCCCCGGTGTACTTCTCGCCCGGCCCCTGGCCCGGCTCGTCCGGCACGACCGACGCCTCGCGGAACGCCAGCTGGAGCGACTTCAGGCCGTCGCGCAGCGGGGCCGCGTGGAAGGACGAGATCTCGGTCGCCCCGGCGTCGAGCAGACCGGCCAGGGCGTGCACCAGCTTGCGGGCCTCGTCGAGGTCCTTGTACTGGTCGCCCTCCTCGGTAAGACCGAGCTTCACGGCGGCGGCGCTCATCAGGTTCACGGCGACCGTCACGATCACCTCGACGGCGGGAACCTCCGCGATGTCGCGGGCCATGGTGTCGAAGTCTGCGGGCTGATTGGGGGGCGTTTCACTCATGCCCCACACGATATGCGGTGCGGGCCCGCGCTCCGCCCAGGCACTCGATTAGCCCGTCCGTCCCGTTGCTGCTAACCTTGTGTAACGACCGGCCAGGCACGTGTGCCCGGCCCACAAGTGGAGGCTCCGATCTCCCACCCGACCACCCTCCGGGGCGGCGGGTCATCCGGTCAGGTGGCCACCATCGTTCCGTACGGACGATGGAGCCGCCCGATGTGCGCCCCGCGGTAGACCGCGGCGGTGTTCCGGTTTTCTTGGAGCCCCGCCTGTGTCCGTCCCGGGGCATTTTTTGTGTCCCGAGTCGGTTGGTCACGTCAATACAGACGTACGCGGCTGTCTGCCAGGCAGTCGTGTGGTGCTACCGAGGAGGATCCATCAGCGCCGAGCCCCGCATCAACGACCGGATTCGCGTGCCCGAGGTGCGACTTGTCGGCCCCAGTGGCGAGCAGGTCGGAATCGTTCCGCTTGCCAAGGCCCTGGAGCTCGCACAGGAGTACGACCTCGACCTGGTCGAGGTGGCGGCGACCGCCCGTCCGCCCGTGTGCAAGCTCATGGACTACGGGAAGTTCAAGTACGAGTCGGCCATGAAGGCCCGTGAGGCGCGCAAGAACCAGGCGCACACGGTCATCAAGGAGATGAAGCTCCGGCCGAAGATCGACCCGCACGACTACGACACCAAAAAGGGTCACGTCGTCCGGTTCCTCAAGCAGGGCGACAAGGTCAAGATCACGATCATGTTCCGTGGTCGCGAGCAGTCCCGGCCGGAACTCGGCTACCGACTGCTCCAGCGCCTCGCTTCGGACGTGGAGGACCTCGGCTTCGTCGAGTCCAGCCCGAAGCAGGACGGCCGAAACATGATCATGGTTCTCGGTCCGCACAAGAAGAAGACCGAGGCGATGGCCGAAGCCCGCGAGGCCCAGGCGGCCCGCAAGGCGGAGCGTCAGGGTCTGTCGGCCCAGGCGGACGAGTCCGCCCAGGACGAGGCCGTTGCGGAGGCGCCCGTCGCTGAAGCCGTGGCCGAGGAACACCCCGCCGAGGCCTGATTCCGGGACAGCCCGTTCCGGATATCAACCGATACATATGACGCTCCCGAGCGCCGGTCCCCGGACCGGCTGGGAGCGCCACTGACGAGGAGATAACGGCGCTATGCCGAAGAACAAGTCGCACAGCGGTGCCAGCAAGCGCTTCAAGATCACCGGCTCCGGCAAGGTGCTCCGTGAGCGCGCCGGCAAGCGCCACCTGCTCGAGCACAAGTCGTCCAAGAAGACCCGCTCGCTGACGGGCACGGTCGTCGTGGCTCCGGCCGACGCCAAGAAGATCAAGAAGCTTCTCGGCAAGTGACGTCCTCCGCCTCCTCACCACGGAGGCGGAACGTCGAGACCGGGACCTATTCGATTTCGGGTCGTGTGAGTCCAACCACGGCCCCGCTACAAGGAGTTAACAAGTGGCACGCGTCAAGCGGGCAGTAAACGCCCACAAGAAGCGCCGGGCGATCCTCGAGGCGGCCTCCGGCTACCGCGGTCAGCGTTCGCGCCTGTACCGCAAGGCCAAGGAGCAGGTCACCCACTCGCTGGTCTACAACTACAACGACCGCAAGAAGCGCAAGGGCGACTTCCGTCAGCTGTGGATCCAGCGCATCAACGCCGCTGCCCGCCAGAACGGCATGACGTACAACCGCCTCATCCAGGGTCTGAAGGCCGCCAACATCGAGGTGGACCGCAAGATCCTGGCCGAGCTCGCGGTCAACGACGCCAACGCGTTCGCCGCGCTCGTCGAGGTGGCCCAGAAGGCCCTCCCGAGCGACGTCAACGCCCCGAAGGCCGCGTAAGCGCCTGACGGCTTGTTGAGCCGGACCGGACCCGCAGGCCGATGGCCTGCGGGTCCGTGCGTTCCAAAACCCCGGCCTTCTTGGGCCGGCCCGCTTGTGACGGCGGGTTGTGCGTGGCTGGTCGCGCGGTTCCCCGCGCCCCAGCGGGACTGCCCCCGCCCCCTCGTAGAGAGACCGCGAGTACATGCCCACCCCCGAGTTGATCTCCCCGCGTTCCCCGCGCGTCGCCGCCGCCCGCCGGCTCGCCCGGCGCAACTTCCGGGGCAAGGAACGCCGGTTCATCGCCGAGGGGCCGCAGGCCGTGCGCGAGGCCGTCGAGCACCGCAGCGACGGCGAGCCCACCCTCATCGAGCTGTTCACCACCGTCGAGGCCGCCGAGCGGTACGCGGACATCGTGACCGCCGCCCTCGAAGCGGGCGCCCGCGTCCACCACGCCGACGACGAGGTGCTCGCCGAGGTGTCGCAGACGGTCACCCCGCAGGGCATCGTCGGCGTCTGCCGCTTCCTGGACTCCCCGTTCGAGGAGATCCTCAAGGCGAAGCCGAAGCTCGTCGCCGTGCTCGCGCACGTCCGCGACCCCGGGAACGCGGGCACCGTGCTGCGCTGCGCGGACGCCGCCGGCGCCGACGCGGTCGTCCTCACCGACGCCTCCGTCGACCTCTACAACCCCAAGTCCGTGCGCGCGTCGGTCGGTTCGCTCTTCCACCTGCCGGTCGCCGTGGGCGTCCCGGTGGAGCAGGCCGTCCAGGGCCTGCGGGACGCGGGCGTGCGCATCCTGGCGGCCGACGGCGCGGGCGAGGACGACCTCGACGCCGAGCTCGACGCGGGGACCATGGGCGGGCCCACCGCGTGGATCTTCGGCAACGAGGCCTGGGGCCTGCCCGAGGAGACCCGCGCACTCGCGGACGCCGTGGTACGCGTGCCCATCCACGGCAAGGCCGAGAGCCTCAACCTCGCGACCGCCGCCGCCGTGTGTCTCTACGGCTCCGCCCGTGCGCAGCGAGCTGCGGGAGGGTGCCGCTCCGTGACCTCGTACTAGTAGTGTTGCGGGCTCGGGGGCCCACTCAGCGCTTCGGAGAGGTGGGATACGGGGATGGCTGTCGGCATGAGCAGCACCGGCAACAGCACCGCGCTGTGTCCGTCCGCCCGTCCTGATGTCCTCGGCTTCGACCCCGACGACCTGCCCGACGGCATCGTGGTCGCCGACGACAAGGGGCAGGTGATCTGCTTCAACGCCGCCGCGGTGAGGATCACGGCGGTCGCCAAGCACGAGGCGCTCGGCTTCCCGCTGGAGCGCGCGCTGCCGCTCGAAGACCTCAAGGGCCGCCGCTGGTGGCAGCTCACCGACCCGTACGGCGGCCTCGCCATCCGGGTCGGCCAGCCCGAACGCAATCTGCTGCTGCCCGGCGGCCGCGAGGTGCTGGTCTCCGCACGCTACGTACGCGAGCGCCCGACCGGGCCCGTGCGCCGGGTCGTCGTCAGCCTGCGCTCCACCGAGGCCCGGCGGCGCACGGAGCGCTCGCACGCCGAACTCATCGCCACCGTCGCCCACGAACTGCGCTCCCCGCTGACCTCCGTGAAGGGTTTCACCGCGACCCTGCTGGCCAAGTGGGAGCGGTTCACCGACGACCAGAAGCGGCTGATGCTGGAGACCGTCGACGCGGACGCCAACCGCGTCACCCGGCTCATCGCCGAACTCCTCGACATCTCGCGCATCGACTCCGGGCGGCTCGAAGTGCGCCGCCAGCCGGTGGACGTCCCGGCCGCCGTCGGCCGCCACCTCCAGGCCCACGTCGCCTCCGGTCAGTCCCCGGACCGCTTCCTGGTGCGCGTCCAGCGGCCGCTGCCCGACCTCTGGGCGGATCCGGACAAGATCGACCAGGTACTCGGCAACCTGCTGGAAAACGCGGTGCGCCACGGCGAGGGAACCGTCACCATTGAGGTGGCACCAGCGCCCGTCCGCATTGACGAGCACGACGAGAAGGGAACGGCCGTCACCGTGAGCGACGAAGGCCCCGGCATCCCCGAGGAGTCGATGGGCCGCGTCTTCACCCGCTTCTGGCGGGGGAGCAAGCGCGGCGGGACGGGGCTCGGCCTGTACATCGTCAAGGGCATCGTCGAGGCGCACGGCGGCACCATCACGGTCGGCCGCGGCCCCGGCGGCGGCGCCCAGTTCCGATTTATCCTGCCCGTGGCGGCTCCGGCGTATCTCCAGTAGATCGCCCCCCGAGCCGCCCACGGGCGCACTCACATTCCTCCACCCCGTTAGACTCGACCTTTGGCGCGTTTGTGTCCGCGCGCTATTCGCGGTATCGCTGTCGCGTCGCGGGGACCCCCGGCTTGGGGGCACCTCCCAGCGTTGGCTGGGGGACAATCGGAAGCACGGGAAGAGATGTCGGCACCCAATAAGTCGTACGACCCTGTTGAGGTCGAGGCGCTGAAACCGGAAGAGATCGAGCGCATGCGGGACGAGGCGCTTGCCGCCTTCGCCGCCGCGAGCGACCTCGAAGCGCTCGCCCAGGCGAAGACCGCGCACACCGGAGGCACCTCGCCCCTCTCGCTCGCCAACCGCGAGATCGGCGCGCTGCCGCCGCAGGCCAAGGCCGCGGCCGGCAAGCTCGTGGGCATGGCCCGCGGCGCCGTGAACAAGGCCCTGACCGCCCGCCAGGCCGAGCTGGAGGACGAGCGGGACGCCCGCGTCCTGGTCGAGGAGGCGGTGGACGTCACGCTGCCCCACGACCGGGTACCGGCCGGCGCCCGCCACCCGCTGACCACGCTCTCCGAGCGCATCGAGGACGTCTTCGTGGCCATGGGCTACGAGGTCGCCGAGGGCCCCGAGGCC
Coding sequences:
- a CDS encoding sensor histidine kinase, translating into MAVGMSSTGNSTALCPSARPDVLGFDPDDLPDGIVVADDKGQVICFNAAAVRITAVAKHEALGFPLERALPLEDLKGRRWWQLTDPYGGLAIRVGQPERNLLLPGGREVLVSARYVRERPTGPVRRVVVSLRSTEARRRTERSHAELIATVAHELRSPLTSVKGFTATLLAKWERFTDDQKRLMLETVDADANRVTRLIAELLDISRIDSGRLEVRRQPVDVPAAVGRHLQAHVASGQSPDRFLVRVQRPLPDLWADPDKIDQVLGNLLENAVRHGEGTVTIEVAPAPVRIDEHDEKGTAVTVSDEGPGIPEESMGRVFTRFWRGSKRGGTGLGLYIVKGIVEAHGGTITVGRGPGGGAQFRFILPVAAPAYLQ
- a CDS encoding DUF2510 domain-containing protein, which encodes MTMTTPPGWYPDPGAPGVERWWDGTAWTGHTRAQGEQAYGPSRPVTPSQPVTVVAGSPTPRRRGPLVAAAVVVLVAAAVGGVALLGKGDAGTPKAAGSTTGITATGATNSPTPKASSQPSSDPHTLVDQLNGITLPIPDGWEKTDDMVSGLVTMQTKDTYNCPGDSGFCPHGRVTTTTATSTDLKTAEAIAKHDIGDAANATYDRDPAGSRLYGGITSHREVRTGPVVVNGRTGYLVRWEVRTGAGPGGYVESLAFPSTVGSEAMIIARFAFDAGPAGPPLALMDTITRGITPIGGGQNGGVGSSLAPPSL
- a CDS encoding TrmH family RNA methyltransferase; translated protein: MPTPELISPRSPRVAAARRLARRNFRGKERRFIAEGPQAVREAVEHRSDGEPTLIELFTTVEAAERYADIVTAALEAGARVHHADDEVLAEVSQTVTPQGIVGVCRFLDSPFEEILKAKPKLVAVLAHVRDPGNAGTVLRCADAAGADAVVLTDASVDLYNPKSVRASVGSLFHLPVAVGVPVEQAVQGLRDAGVRILAADGAGEDDLDAELDAGTMGGPTAWIFGNEAWGLPEETRALADAVVRVPIHGKAESLNLATAAAVCLYGSARAQRAAGGCRSVTSY
- a CDS encoding amino acid deaminase/aldolase, which codes for MTPRAADRARYDRATAHLDAPVAIVDLEAFDANADDLVHRAAGKPVRVASKSVRCRALLERVLARPGFAGLMSFTLAESLWLARAGFDDVLLAYPSADRASFAELTSDPKLTAAVTVMIDDPAQLDLVDRARERDDLEVRVCLELDTSLQLLGGRVRVGARRSPLRTPAQLADLARSVVRRPGFTLVGLMAYEGHVAGVGDAVAGRPVRSRAIRLMQAAARRELAARRGEVVRAVRAVAGDLEFVNGGGTGSVQHTAAEAAVTEVAAGSGLYVPRLFDNYTSFSGRPAALFAQPVVRRPGVGVVTVLGGGYPASGAPGADRLPVPYLPEGLRYDPQEGAGEVQTPLLGSPADDLLIGDKVWFRHAKAGELCERFDELQLVEGDRVTATVPTYRGEGRTFL
- the infC gene encoding translation initiation factor IF-3 encodes the protein MWCYRGGSISAEPRINDRIRVPEVRLVGPSGEQVGIVPLAKALELAQEYDLDLVEVAATARPPVCKLMDYGKFKYESAMKAREARKNQAHTVIKEMKLRPKIDPHDYDTKKGHVVRFLKQGDKVKITIMFRGREQSRPELGYRLLQRLASDVEDLGFVESSPKQDGRNMIMVLGPHKKKTEAMAEAREAQAARKAERQGLSAQADESAQDEAVAEAPVAEAVAEEHPAEA
- the rpmI gene encoding 50S ribosomal protein L35 encodes the protein MPKNKSHSGASKRFKITGSGKVLRERAGKRHLLEHKSSKKTRSLTGTVVVAPADAKKIKKLLGK
- the mycP gene encoding type VII secretion-associated serine protease mycosin — encoded protein: MTKPALRLRRTAALASAAALTLLLTAAPARADGIRDRQWELGAMHTQQAWRTTKGKGITVAVLDTGVDAGHPDLAGQVLPGTDLIGFGAGQGSRDWARHGTAMAGIIAGHGHGAGNESGVLGIAPEARILPVRVILESTDPARKQARETKGGALADGIRWAADNGADVINLSLGDDSASAHPEPAEDAAIQYALGKGAVVVASAGNGGDQGDHISYPAAYPGVIAVAAVDRNGTHASFSTRRWYATVSAPGVDVVIADPDRKYYEGWGTSAASAFVSGAVALVRSVNPGLTPAQIKTLLADTARDAPQSGRDDARGYGMVDPAAALTAAAKLKPAGLRSQSTAYSKTYFGSGPNAPAADDSPADWLAPVSAGGGVLLLAAGVVLWRSTRVRTPREWL
- the rplT gene encoding 50S ribosomal protein L20 — its product is MARVKRAVNAHKKRRAILEAASGYRGQRSRLYRKAKEQVTHSLVYNYNDRKKRKGDFRQLWIQRINAAARQNGMTYNRLIQGLKAANIEVDRKILAELAVNDANAFAALVEVAQKALPSDVNAPKAA
- a CDS encoding DUF1844 domain-containing protein, with the translated sequence MSETPPNQPADFDTMARDIAEVPAVEVIVTVAVNLMSAAAVKLGLTEEGDQYKDLDEARKLVHALAGLLDAGATEISSFHAAPLRDGLKSLQLAFREASVVPDEPGQGPGEKYTGAVFG
- a CDS encoding SseB family protein; this encodes MALKNIPDSGFSDDDGTAAPELTAALAAWAQDRAAEPRVLAALSTARLLVPVVAMLGESEIDGHGLKREKTSDMAVPTLKAGDRTALPAFTSIEALARWDPEARPVAVPLHQALAAAVHEKADTVVIDLAGPVAYELKGAALLALAEGRTSADPLEDPSVLGAVRSAVAAVPAVLRAHLGPGSADGTLALVLADGEVPAEAARRVAELIAADETLRARLVRGLDLALLPPQAPPPNEPLFTR